A genomic region of Anopheles coustani chromosome 3, idAnoCousDA_361_x.2, whole genome shotgun sequence contains the following coding sequences:
- the LOC131261520 gene encoding proteoglycan 4-like, translating into MGLKLKWFRRRITFDGIPPAPERSIRRKEAASGTVTGVYRQSTNFEDYIEPVRTSFWEPPPQAIARATYRTSNPTNTTSTNGPSSSSLSMTRGGTIVASTNSIKAPPAVVPLPVPTTISSVSRPQPTTSTDTEDKIGGRTGNGALRHDTPPEPTYTPPQPPVRKGLVGKAKSLGNLANATSPTSSGGSERFPRDDGNSSDDSTSGYVTSYELRSPRSVEVLSGPTPPRTPKPDAPARVPPVTAIPRTTSSNSLPSKGDSAPVSPPAQRKPVEVEPDYIVPLAPEDPEPIYDSFDAIFERVKVRKPASPVSQRSAPSTPSTPSPPTPRQKESPRARVVATSVPNPAQSPPQPKSILKKRAPAPPAVVEAMSSMVVDPVSEPVMTIPTPPPRSTRGAPTSKDVPEAIPEPVKVTIQSPRKEEDIQMIPQVAHSVDHNQTTDDDSDEDFNWDFVQRHRSSINQTMAAQTQIDPEVLRNAPASLLQGPSSTAPSQYTRNPSEPVAQPRTLRGMRNQRARPQEAEPINRDDRSAVAKPQTTRARASDSNCSETSA; encoded by the exons ATGGGACTGAAGTTGAAGTGGTTCCGGCGAAGAATTACCTTCGACGGGATTCCCCCCGCACCGGAAAGGAGTATTCGCCGAAAGGAG GCTGCTAGTGGGACCGTGACGGGTGTCTATCGACAAAGTACAAACTTTGAGGACTACATTGAACCGGTTCGAACGTCCTTTTGGGAACCACCGCCGCAAGCGATCGCGCGAGCCA CATACCGTACGAGTAACCCGACAAACACCACGTCTACAAACGGACCGTCGTCCTCTTCCCTCTCGATGACACGAGGTGGAACAATTGTTGCGTCTACTAACTCCATCAAAGCACCACCCGCCGTCGTCCCGTTGCCCGTTCCCACCACCATCTCCTCCGTCAGCAGACCGCAGCCAACGACGAGTACTGATACGGAAGATAAGATAGGTGGTCGCACTGGTAATGGTGCGCTCCGGCATGATACGCCACCCGAACCGACCTACACGCCTCCTCAGCCGCCGGTGCGGAAGGGACTCGTCGGGAAGGCGAAGTCACTGGGGAACCTCGCGAATGCGACCTCTCCCACTAGCTCCGGTGGCAGCGAAAGATTCCCACGGGATGACGGTAATAGTTCCGACGACTCTACCAGTGGTTATGTGACGTCGTACGAACTTCGGTCGCCCCGCTCGGTGGAGGTACTGAGTGGTCCAACTCCACCGAGGACTCCCAAGCCAGATGCACCGGCACGCGTTCCACCAGTGACAGCGATTCCGAGGACAACGTCAAGTAATTCGCTtccctccaaaggtgattctGCGCCTGTAAGTCCTCCAGCTCAGCGGAAACCAGTGGAAGTTGAGCCGGATTACATTGTTCCGCTTGCGCCGGAGGACCCCGAACCAATCTACGACTCGTTCGACGCCATCTTTGAGCGTGTTAAGGTGCGCAAACCTGCCAGTCCGGTGTCGCAACGATCCGCACCGAGTACGCCGTCGACACCATCGCCACCAACGCCAAGGCAGAAGGAATCTCCAAGGGCAAGGGTTGTGGCGACAAGCGTACCGAACCCGGCCCAGTCCCCGCCACAGCCGAAGTCCATTTTGAAAAAGCGAGCTCCTGCACCGCCCGCCGTGGTGGAGGCTATGTCCAGTATGGTGGTAGACCCCGTTAGCGAACCGGTGATGACTATTCCAACGCCTCCACCACGATCGACACGCGGTGCTCCGACGAGTAAGGATGTTCCGGAGGCCATTCCTGAGCCAGTGAAGGTGACGATCCAATCCCCTCGGAAGGAAGAGGACATTCAAATGATTCCCCAAGTGGCACACTCCGTCGAccacaaccaaacgaccgacgaTGATTCCGATGAGGACTTCAATTGGGACTTCGTGCAAAGGCATCGATCCAGCATCAACCAAACGATGGCCGCCCAGACGCAGATCGATCCGGAAGTGTTGCGGAATGCGCCGGCCTCACTTCTGCAAGGTCCTTCCTCTACCGCGCCGTCCCAATACACCCGCAATCCGAGCGAACCCGTAGCACAACCACGAACGCTTCGGGGGATGCGCAATCAGAGGGCCCGGCCACAGGAGGCGGAACCAATCAACAGGGACGATCGCAGTGCGGTGGCCAAACCCCAGACAACGCGAGCGCGTGCCAGCGATTCGAACTGCTCGGAAACGTCCGCCTGA